The Chelonia mydas isolate rCheMyd1 chromosome 3, rCheMyd1.pri.v2, whole genome shotgun sequence genome includes a region encoding these proteins:
- the TDRD15 gene encoding tudor domain-containing protein 15: MDSLSPSPKFLDVDLKVTHIECHPKEVLVTFQGKYKTEYDFDYHILQKEIQHISKVKDGIGIGEFCLVEDINGEWHRGRVLEKREEIYEVFLIDIGKVLIVNKINVASACGELFQLPPKMVCGVFANILPVGKKWGPKALNYFSSLIGLQIKGHVQAILPYQLFLLEVPKVTSDVLELQLGKLVDGDSFRLIVEMVKELPQELLCKQMPDLLQQKYTRPESSSFSNAENLPEFQPILDRFLPSLSVGSVEKVKITVAISPSKFYCQMLKWQKGLEDLTTTMTLHYETVSRENVPSCDSFGALCAAKRQKGQWHRGVIQQLLSDDQVKVWFMDFGNSEAVPSNHVLKLQPVFTSLPMISFQCALSCFSDQSAAVKRNSQLKEFRQALLGQTAVYASIDLFNANECLYYVTLHSEESEVNAKYPPQVNEVVQACSLVSSTNITNILGDVKAYEEICVSVESLIGNTEQVGNCLIEKDPSLSIYCKTVEMKIDSVQVAFVEYVLNPSNFWVQTNDYNNEFQTLMKNIADVYNRYGVYDKIVENPKPGLPCCARYRKDMVYYRGLITEVEGVNINVYFLDFGNTDTVPVHDVKTLLPEFCKLPALAMHCALAHAFPIEDVWVKKETDFFKQVVFDKQLLLYVIAKQNDKYIVNAQFMNGLEQMDVVTLMVQAGYAEYWEVKPDSLLNFVKNSKCLNSKNKNKKYVNTPGTYVIPKSKVSATRNICQNKQLLTSFSVARESLESFPSWESTLSKKHCIISGKSDPISSYKELMFKPGAVLDVICSHIISPSHFFCQLQSKLPELMNLMEQIQSYYEVHSNPYKTGQIACVAKHSKDGKWYRASFLKQVSRNEVDVIFVDYGNQERVLLKDLQAILPDFLTLENQAFTCSLKNINEPPQFYPFIWTKEACKDFGNFVSAYSGVLTCVIYALIFVRPNCLCNLVDLQTPFIGAQQFLIEHGHGQSQFFGFTKALKPSVFLYSFCYSSFNIKIGSEEEVYITHIYSPAKFYCQLNRNTEIVDKLMKKIAEISNIPNSSEYDPSKTRLCIAKYFEDGLFYRALASSVGSSSYLLAYFVDFGNKQMVVRDKLMPIPDHATDLLLTPMQAIKCYLSDLRVREIPVEVNRWFEENFMGKPLKAVVVSRESDGQIGVELYDGHIQINNKILQLLSENGKKYTEELEHVKSWSEQSVENSKEVHKVKPDEGNKTKDKNMERIALKTEIKTEVHDISSQTGVQEDFEDKEETVLVPQKLYNMPFILPTFHGNKKPVCKNVVNISLEHKEKNADGIFTPESLLWSVFNLQEIPANIMTESCTKKRNYTGQQEGMVNRPKYINLPPRNIELNSQLAGYISNINSPSSFYIQLAEDENIIIQLAEELNEGKINVDHENYLNELVAGDLVLAEYVIDCFLYRAVIKTVSSGKSYEVEFIDYGNTAVVSPSKIYKIQEKFLTLPRFSIHCFLSRVKSTLPGGSWSSNVMFYFSRKVNNKQITCVFLQQHEQQWEVDIICDGKSVVNELMQRHDSSELQNTPMLNMETNTEQEIPVTNADPEDEELRKNSRGHNKYEAVETRNTSEILSKISDQDLYPGQLEMAEIIHTSKCGNFHVKLMRNVRTFLDLNVMVAKEAKRNRLIAVENIQEGLECLTKSKNTLKWYRSEVIKLVSKEKMLVFFMDRGRHEMVSLRNTKVLSNEIKCIPKQAISCKWIWIENSGKMSCDCVVNKIAHREIKLLFLRYLESSCIWEVDILVDGILLLEYLNQISGQGKISKPNCTESANNVASKTSVLSFRINSVTWALLQSGNQYPGFATTVTDPSNFCIQLEDLFDTMKTLFMLLSDLPRNLPTLPRDLVTPGASCLIKFGLEAQWNRVEVSEVSNQSVVLMFIDYGFSAYIPYSDIDKLKVVPEQLICLPRLSYSCSLSGVIPAKGEHWGDEAKLLFQELLCKQGLIFQFKHYGSGMKLEVDVFCEQSNLADTLVAAGHAVYCKSTCCLVGIDHTKPTEPCSQLQGEAQQSYFLQISEPKHSYTESSFLPGEKQNAQQQTPDLQHRNACGTLSRIKSTIKPHSRKRPRKKPSSYSNGKNIAKDELKCDKKLFMQFLDDKKCNNISTESLIENLSPEAMNETCDSADMNTRMREMKISKEVASK, translated from the coding sequence ATGGATTCTTTGTCTCCATCACCAAAATTTTTAGACGTGGATCTGAAGGTAACTCACATAGAGTGCCATCCAAAGGAAGTGCTTGTGACATTTCAGGGGAAATACAAGACAGAATACGACTTTGATTACCACATATTGCAAAAGGAAATACAGCATATATCGAAAGTAAAGGACGGTATTGGCATTGGCGAGTTTTGTTTGGTGGAGGACATAAATGGAGAATGGCACAGAGGAAGAGTGctggaaaaaagagaagaaatctaTGAAGTGTTTCTCATAGACATTGGGAAAGTGCTAATagttaacaaaataaatgttgCTTCTGCATGTGGTGAATTGTTCCAACTGCCTCCAAAGATGGTGTGTGGTGTTTTTGCAAACATACTTCCAGTAGGGAAAAAATGGGGTCCAAAAGctctaaattatttttcttctctaatAGGATTACAGATTAAAGGTCATGTGCAAGCTATTTTACCATACCAATTGTTTCTCCTGGAAGTACCGAAAGTCACTAGCGATGTTCTTGAACTGCAGTTAGGAAAGCTTGTTGATGGAGATTCGTTTCGTCTTATTGTAGAAATGGTAAAGGAATTACCCCAAGAGCTCCTTTGCAAACAAATGCCAGATTTGCTGCAACAGAAATACACAAGGCCAGAGTCATCCTCTTTCAGCAATGCAGAAAATCTACCAGAGTTTCAGCCAATTCTGGATAGATTTCTGCCTTCTTTATCTGTTGGCAGTGTAGAGAAGGTAAAAATAACTGTTGCAATCAGTCCAAGCAAATTTTATTGTCAGATGCTAAAATGGCAGAAAGGGCTAGAAGACTTGACCACAACAATGACTTTGCATTATGAAACTGTCAGTAGGGAAAATGTTCCATCTTGTGATAGTTTTGGAGCTCTCTGTGCTGCAAAAAGACAAAAAGGACAGTGGCACCGGGGAGTGATACAGCAGCTCCTCTCTGATGACCAAGTAAAGGTCTGGTTCATGGATTTTGGCAACAGTGAAGCTGTGCCTTCCAATCATGTTCTGAAACTTCAACCAGTATTCACTTCCTTACCAATGATTTCATTTCAGTGTGCACTGTCATGTttcagtgatcagagtgcagctGTAAAAAGAAATTCTCAACTGAAAGAATTTAGACAGGCCTTGTTAGGACAGACTGCTGTGTATGCCAGCATTGATTTGTTCAATGCCAATGAATGTTTGTATTATGTTACGTTACATAGTGAAGAATCTGAAGTTAATGCTAAATATCCACCACAGGTGAATGAGGTAGTTCAAGCATGTTCCCTAGTTTCTAGTACAAATATCACTAATATACTTGGAGACGTCAAAGCTTATGAAGAGATCTGTGTTTCAGTTGAGAGTTTGATTGGAAACACAGAGCAAGTGGGAAACTGCTTAATTGAAAAGGACCCTTCTTTATCAATCTATTGCAAAACAGTAGAAATGAAAATAGATTCTGTTCAGGTTGCTTTTGTCGAATATGTGTTGAATCCATCAAACTTCTGGGTTCAAACTAATGACTATAACAATGAGTTTCAGACTTTGATGAAAAATATTGCAGATGTGTATAATAGATACGGAGTTTATGATAAGATTGTTGAAAACCCAAAGCCTGGGTTACCTTGCTGTGCCCGGTATAGGAAAGATATGGTGTACTATCGGGGACTTATCACTGAAGTGGAAGGTGTAaacattaatgtttattttttggattttggaaatacagatacCGTACCTGTTCATGATGTGAAAACTTTGCTTCCAGAGTTTTGTAAATTACCAGCACTTGCCATGCATTGTGCACTTGCTCATGCATTTCCCATTGAGGATGTATGGGTTAAAAAAGAAACTGATTTCTTTAAACAGGTTGTATTTGACAAACAGCTCTTGCTTTATGTCATTGCAAAGCAAAATGACAAGTACATTGTTAATGCCCAATTTATGAATGGCTTGGAACAAATGGATGTTGTCACGCTTATGGTTCAGGCTGGATATGCTGAGTACTGGGAAGTGAAACCGGATTCTCTTTTGAACTTTGTGAAAAATTCTAAATGCCtaaattcaaaaaacaaaaacaaaaaatatgtaaatacacCAGGTACATATGTCATACCTAAAAGTAAAGTATCAGCAACTAGAAATATCTGTCAAAACAAACAGTTATTAACCAGTTTTTCTGTGGCAAGAGAGTCTCTTGAATCTTTTCCAAGTTGGGAAAGTACTCTTTCCAAAAAGCATTGTATAATATCTGGGAAAAGTGACCCTATCAGCTCTTATAAAGAGTTAATGTTTAAACCAGGAGCAGTTCTTGATGTCATATGTTCTCATATTATTTCTCCATCCCATTTTTTTTGTCAGTTGCAAAGCAAATTACCAGAACTAATGAATTTAATGGAGCAAATTCAGAGTTATTATGAAGTGCATAGCAATCCCTATAAAACTGGACAGATTGCCTGTGTTGCAAAACACTCCAAGGATGGGAAGTGGTACAGAGCATCTTTTCTGAAACAAGTATCCAGAAATGAAGTTGATGTGATATTTGTAGACTATGGTAATCAGGAAAGAGTTTTACTTAAGGATCTTCAAGCTATTCTTCCAGATTTTTTAACTTTGGAAAATCAAGCTTTTACATGTAGTCTTAAGAATATAAATGAACCCCCACAATTTTACCCATTCATTTGGACTAAAGAGGCATGTAAGGATTTTGGAAACTTCGTTTCTGCTTACAGTGGGGTATTGACTTGTGTCATTTATGCTCTAATTTTCGTAAGGCCTAATTGCTTGTGTAACTTAGTTGATTTACAGACTCCATTTATTGGTGCACAGCAGTTTCTCATAGAGCATGGCCATGGCCAGTCCCAATTTTTTGGATTCACAAAAGCACTTAAACCATCAGTTTTTCTGTATAGTTTTTGCTACTCatcttttaatataaaaattggAAGTGAAGAGGAGGTATATATAACACATATATATAGCCCTGCAAAATTTTATTGCCAGCTTAATCGTAACACTGAAATTGTAGACAAATTAATGAAGAAGATTGCAGAGATTAGTAACATACCAAACAGTTCAGAATATGACCCGAGCAAAACACGATTATGCATAGCCAAATATTTTGAAGACGGTCTCTTTTACAGAGCTTTGGCATCATCCGTGGGATCATCATCCTATTTATTAGCCTATTTTGTGGACTTTGGGAATAAACAGATGGTAGTGAGAGACAAACTAATGCCTATTCCAGATCATGCCACAGATTTACTATTGACACCCATGCAAGCCATTAAATGTTATCTGTCAGATCTTAGGGTGAGAGAAATTCCAGTAGAAGTCAATAGATGGTTTGAGGAGAATTTCATGGGTAAGCCATTGAAGGCAGTAGTAGTATCCAGAGAGTCAGATGGCCAGATTGGAGTGGAGCTGTATGATGGACATATCCAGATAAATAACAAAATTCTACAATTATTATCTGAGAATGGGAAAAAATACACAGAGGAGTTGGAGCATGTGAAAAGTTGGTCAGAGCAGTCTGTCGAAAATAGTAAGGAGGTACACAAAGTAAAACCTGATGAaggtaataaaacaaaagataaaaatatGGAGAGAATTgccttgaaaactgaaataaaaactgaAGTACATGATATATCTTCTCAGACTGGTGTTCAAGAGGATTTTGAAGATAAAGAAGAAACGGTGCTTGTTCCACAAAAATTGTACAATATGCCCTTTATACTACCAACATTCCATGGCAATAAAAAGCCAGTTTGTAAAAATGTTGTGAATATATCTTTGGAACACAAAGAGAAAAATGCAGATGGAATATTTACTCCTGAATCTCTACTTTGGTCTGTTTTCAATTTGCAGGAAATACCTGCAAATATTATGACTGAATCTTGCACCAAGAAACGAAATTATACAGGACAACAAGAAGGTATGGTAAATAGACCCAAATATATCAATCTTCCTCCACGTAACATTGAGCTGAATTCTCAGTTAGCAGGGTACATTTCTAATATAAATAGCCCATCTAGTTTCTATATTCAGCTTGCAGAGGATGAAAACATAATCATTCAACTTGCAGAAGAACTaaatgaaggaaaaataaatgtagaCCATGAAAATTACCTGAATGAACTTGTGGCAGGGGATCTTGTTTTAGCAGAATATGTAATTGATTGTTTCTTATATAGAGCAGTTATTAAAACAGTTAGTTCAGGAAAATCCTATGAGGTAGAATTCATTGACTATGGTAATACAGCAGTTGTGAGTCCATCAAAAATCTACAAAATTCAAGAAAAGTTCTTAACTTTGCCAAGGTTCAGTATCCATTGTTTCCTTAGTAGAGTAAAAAGTACTCTTCCCGGTGGAAGCTGGAGCAGCAATGTTATGTTCTACTTTTCCAGAAAAGTAAATAATAAACAAATCACTTGTGTATTTTTGCAACAACATGAACAACAGTGGGAGGTAGATATAATTTGTGATGGAAAGTCTGTGGTTAATGAGTTAATGCAGAGACATGACAGCTCAGAATTACAGAACACACCAATGCTAAATATGGAAACTAATACAGAACAAGAGATTCCAGTCACAAATGCAGATCCTGAAGATGAAGAACTAAGGAAGAACTCTAGAGGTCATAATAAATATGAGGCTGTCGAGACTAGAAACACCTCTGAAATTCTCTCTAAAATATCTGACCAAGATCTATATCCTGGACAACTAGAAATGGCAGAAATAATTCATACTTCAAAATGTGGAAATTTCCATGTAAAATTAATGAGAAATGTTCGAACATTTTTGGATTTAAATGTAATGGTTGCCAAAGAAGCAAAGAGAAACCGTTTGATTGCAGTAGAAAATATTCAAGAAGGATTGGAATGCTTGACAAAATCTAAAAACACCTTGAAGTGGTACCGATCAGAAGTGATAAAGCTTGTTAGCAAGGAGAAAATGTTAGTTTTCTTCATGGATCGTGGTAGACATGAAATGGTATCCTTGCGTAATACAAAAGTACTCAGTAATGAGATCAAGTGTATTCCTAAACAAGCCATATCATGTAAATGGATTTGGATTGAAAATTCAGGTAAAATGTCATGTGACTGTGTGGTAAATAAAATTGCACATCGTGAAATAAAGCTTCTGTTTTTGAGATACTTGGAATCTTCTTGTATATGGGAAGTAGATATTTTAGTAGATGGGATTCTACTTTTGGAATATTTGAATCAGATCTCTGGGCAAGGCAAGATCAGCAAACCTAATTGTACAGAAAGTGCAAATAATGTGGCTTCTAAGACATCTGTACTCTCTTTTAGAATAAATTCAGTTACATGGGCGCTACTCCAAAGTGGTAATCAATACCCTGGATTTGCAACTACAGTTACTGATCCTTCAAACTTCTGCATTCAATTAGAAGACTTATTTGACACTATGAAAACCTTGTTTATGCTACTTTCTGACCTTCCACGCAATTTGCCAACTTTGCCACGGGACCTTGTGACTCCTGGTGCAAGTTGTTTGATCAAGTTTGGGTTGGAAGCACAGTGGAACAGGGTAGAAGTTTCAGAAGTTTCAAATCAGTCTGTTGTTCTTATGTTTATTGATTATGGCTTTTCTGCATATATTCCCTACTCAGATATCGATAAACTGAAAGTTGTTCCAGAACAACTTATTTGTTTACCACGGTTATCTTATTCTTGCTCCTTATCTGGTGTGATTCCTGCTAAAGGGGAACACTGGGGTGATGAAGCTAAGCTCTTGTTTCAGGAATTGCTATGTAAacaaggcctgattttccaatTTAAGCACTATGGTTCTGGAATGAAACTAGAGGTAGATGTTTTTTGTGAGCAGAGTAATCTAGCAGATACCTTGGTTGCAGCCGGTCATGCTGTCTACTGTAAAAGTACATGCTGCCTTGTTGGAATTGACCATACAAAACCAACTGAACCATGTTCACAACTTCAAGGTGAAGCACAACAATCATATTTTCTGCAGATTTCTGAACCAAAACATAGCTATACTGAAAGCAGTTTTTTGCCAGGTGAAAAACAGAATGCACAGCAGCAAACACCAGATCTGCAACATAGAAATGCCTGTGGTACACTTTCAAGAATTAAATCTACCATTAAACCACATTCTAGAAAACGACCCAGGAAGAAACCAAGTTCATATAGTAATGGCAAAAATATTGCAAAAGATGAACTTAAGTGTGACAAAAAATTATTTATGCAATTTTTGGATGATAAGAAATGTAACAACATTTCAACAGAAAGTCTTATTGAAAATCTGTCTCCAGAAGCAATGAATGAGACATGTGACTCTGCTGACATGAACACCAGAATGAGGGAAATGAAGATTAGTAAAGAGGTGGCATCAAAATAA